One part of the Nocardioides zeae genome encodes these proteins:
- a CDS encoding type II secretion system F family protein gives MVVIAVFGALLLVGAFVIAWMALSRTEATGGLNRSLAYLEALGNAPEELRQDADRSFEERVVTPLLNRFSRLGRRLTGGDSAQRWQRKLEQAGSPAGWTVDRVASAKVVGGIVGFIAALLLVLLATPGLPILVLLLGGLTAAGFFAPNMWLYQRAYDRAESTRRDLADAIDLLTISVESGLGFDAAVQQVARNTTGPVAEEFSRVLREMQLGFSRAEALRGMANRSKVDDLQSFVGALVQADSFGVPIGQVLRTQSKEMRVKRRQHAEKRAQQVPVKITVPLILLILPCLFIAVMGPAVIGIMDSGFGG, from the coding sequence CCGCACCGAGGCCACGGGCGGTCTCAACCGGTCGTTGGCCTACCTCGAGGCGCTGGGCAACGCGCCGGAGGAGCTCCGCCAGGACGCCGACCGGTCGTTCGAGGAGCGGGTCGTCACCCCGTTGCTCAACCGGTTCTCGCGGCTCGGGCGGCGCCTCACCGGCGGGGACTCGGCGCAGCGCTGGCAGCGCAAGCTCGAGCAGGCCGGCAGCCCGGCCGGGTGGACCGTCGACCGCGTCGCCTCCGCGAAGGTGGTGGGCGGCATCGTCGGTTTCATCGCGGCCCTCCTTCTCGTTCTGTTGGCCACGCCCGGGCTCCCCATCTTGGTGCTGCTCCTCGGTGGACTGACGGCCGCGGGCTTCTTCGCCCCCAACATGTGGCTCTACCAGCGCGCCTACGACCGCGCCGAGTCCACACGACGTGACCTGGCCGATGCCATCGACCTGCTCACCATCAGCGTCGAGTCGGGCCTCGGGTTCGACGCGGCCGTGCAGCAGGTGGCCCGCAACACGACCGGGCCGGTCGCCGAGGAGTTCTCCCGGGTGCTGCGGGAGATGCAGCTCGGCTTCAGTCGGGCCGAGGCGCTGCGCGGCATGGCGAACCGCAGCAAGGTGGACGACCTGCAGTCCTTCGTCGGCGCCCTCGTGCAGGCGGACTCCTTCGGCGTGCCCATCGGCCAGGTGCTGCGCACCCAGTCCAAGGAGATGCGGGTCAAGCGGCGTCAGCACGCCGAGAAGCGGGCGCAGCAGGTGCCCGTGAAGATCACGGTGCCGCTGATCCTGCTCATCCTCCCGTGCCTCTTCATCGCGGTGATGGGCCCGGCGGTGATCGGCATCATGGACTCTGGCTTCGGGGGCTGA